In a genomic window of Onychostoma macrolepis isolate SWU-2019 chromosome 08, ASM1243209v1, whole genome shotgun sequence:
- the ubiad1 gene encoding ubiA prenyltransferase domain-containing protein 1, giving the protein MTSSLKQTGGETGLLSGSNGLNGTKPSGVEQKRGSHLSRVARMALDVQGKCAAYVLALRPWSFSASLIPVALGSALAYKLEGSVDLLILLVCAVAVLVVHGAGNLVNTYYDFSKGIDHKKSDDRTLVDQILKPQDVVMFGAALYSAGCLCATLLYFLSTLKLEHLALIYFGGLSSSFLYTGGIGLKYVALGDVVILITFGPLAVMFAHAVQVGYLSVLPLVYAVPLALNTEAILHSNNTRDMDSDKQAGIVTLAILVGPTLSYVIYNLLLFVPYLLFCILATRYTISMALPLLTLPMAFPLERQFRCQCYAKIPQKTAKLNLLMGLFYVFGIILAPQGSLPLL; this is encoded by the exons ATGACCTCCAGCCTAAAGCAGACCGGCGGGGAGACCGGCTTGCTCTCTGGCTCTAACGGACTGAATGGGACGAAGCCGTCAGGAGTGGAGCAGAAGCGCGGCAGTCATCTGTCCCGCGTGGCCCGGATGGCGCTGGACGTTCAGGGCAAATGCGCGGCGTACGTGTTAGCCCTGAGGCCGTGGAGCTTCAGCGCCTCCCTCATCCCCGTGGCTCTGGGCAGCGCTCTGGCCTATAAGCTGGAGGGCTCGGTGGACCTGCTCATCCTCCTGGTGTGTGCCGTGGCCGTTTTGGTGGTCCACGGGGCGGGGAACTTGGTGAACACCTACTATGACTTCTCGAAGGGAATCGATCATAAGAAGAGCGACGACAGGACTTTGGTGGATCAGATCCTGAAGCCGCAGGACGTGGTGATGTTCGGAGCGGCGCTGTACTCGGCAGGATGTCTCTGTGCCACTCTGCTGTACTTCCTGTCCACCCTCAAACTAGAGCATCTAGCTCTCATTTATTTCGGAGGACTGTCGAGCTCTTTTTTATACACTGGAG GCATCGGACTGAAGTACGTGGCTCTGGGGGACGTGGTCATCCTCATCACCTTCGGTCCCCTGGCGGTCATGTTCGCTCACGCAGTGCAGGTGGGTTACCTGTCGGTGCTGCCGCTGGTGTACGCCGTGCCGCTGGCGCTCAACACCGAGGCCATCCTGCACAGCAACAACACGCGAGACATGGACTCGGACAAGCAGGCGGGCATCGTCACGCTGGCCATCCTGGTGGGGCCCACGCTCTCCTACGTCATCTACAACCTGCTGCTGTTCGTGCCCTACCTGCTCTTCTGCATCCTAGCCACGCGCTACACCATCAGCATGGCTCTGCCGCTGCTCACGCTGCCCATGGCCTTCCCTCTGGAGAGGCAGTTCCGCTGCCAGTGCTACGCCAAGATCCCTCAAAAGACTGCCAAGCTCAACCTGCTCATGGGACTCTTCTATGTTTTCGGGATTATTTTGGCACCGCAGGGTAGCTTGCCGCTATTGTGA